The region GTTTACTGTTCTGCCTTTGCATTCCTCTGAGGTTCACTCACGACCATCGAAGGAGATAGTGATATTGTATATTAGTGGACGCGCTCATTTTGTTAGGTTGAATTTGCAGGATAATTTTCCTGTCCCACCAATTCCCACCTTGTGGTTCCAGCACAGGGACCATACTGTTCAGTCTTGGCATACTTTATATGCTAATAGGAGAGAGCAATGGGATAGTTTGATAGGTATGGCAGATTGAGTTGATTGTAAAATGTTTATTCGGTAATTATGATGATTGtgtgttttattattatacGTGTAATATTTTTGAACTCCACAGTacgtaatatttaaaaatgttcatgAAATTGCATAAAAACAAACAcgtacataatataaaaaaattctctagAAACTAACATCTAAAGAAAACAAGTCCATAATCAGAAAAAAGTactaataatataaacataCAACATATACTAACAGCACTCAGTCAGCACTGCGCCAAGCGGCAATGACTCTCTCCAACTCCGTGCTGGCCTCCTCCGTCTCAGTCTCCAACTCCGGAATGCCGTCAAATTCGCAGTGCTGTCTATGTTGGGCGGTAATCGTGCTGACTTTTTGGATGAAATGCTCGTACGAGGTGGTCACCAGTGTCATCCACTGTAATACCATAAATAGACAAGTAAATTCAATATgttaaatatatgtaatattcactaaattataaaatgaaaacttaCATAATCGTTGTTGCTGCGGGGAGGATGTCGTCGTGGAACATCTCTGCTAGGAAGGATACGGGGGTGCGAATGGCGCTCGAACCAGTCCAGGTAAGCTGGATGGCATCCTCCAGCAATAACACGTGGGCTTCCTCAAATCCCATTAACGGCAGCTTGTACATGACCGGAAAAGCGTTCCACATGTCAACCGCAATCGTCACACTCATGTCCACAGAGTACTTGAGTGACTTCCAGGACCTAACAGCCCCTATTGGCCGACAAATTGGCACAGGTACAGTCTGCACATAACCCAGCTGTCGCAGCACCCTAGACGGCATGTACGGCTCGACAATGTCCCGGTACGCTATCCAGCCATAATATGCAGTGTGCTCTACGGTGGCAGCAGGCTCGCCGTGTGATcagttaaaaaattacaaaacaaaaattaaaatatagcgatcgtaataaaataaaatttaactaataaattaacaaatttacatACCTCCTCAGCAGTCAGCGTGTCCAAACGAGCTCGCAAGGACCGAAGTCGGGTGGCTGAGCAATCTGACGCAGTAGCACTCCAGCTAGAAGCTCGAGGAAGATGAGACTCGATCAACAACCGCTCTCGCTGGGGCCGAAAGCATGGAAAGTACTCATAAATCCATGTCTGCAGCAGTGTCAGACAGCCAGTCAAACCGGAGCAGTCTCCTCTCGATGAGATTCCAAGCTGCCGATAGAGATAAGCTAGTGTAGCTGATACCCAGGAAACTGTACTCGTATCTGTGACTCCTTCCCGCACCTCCCATATGGTTGCAGGTCTAATCCGATGGCCACTCTTGTCAGTGAATAGAGTGCAACCTAACGTCAACCAGATCCAGGCTATTGCCTCCACCTCTGCAGTACGGTCATGCCTACATAAGCTGATGATCGACTCAATCAGCACACCTCCCTGGGCAAAATGCTTGCTCGTCTTACTCACCAGATCCTCTGGTGAAATACCTAAAATCTGTACGCAGTAAGCCATCAGCTGAGCCTTGTTCGGCTGACCTGAAAACATAAtttcgcaatttaaattaatatcacgCAATAGGTACAgtaaatttctagaaaaaattgggcagcacttcccctaaaaatgagcatcacccattttccagggaagtcctgcaaagAAATTACAATTGGCAAACCAAAACACAATCcacattaaacaactaatttgtctaaatattttattaaataacctaaaacaattaacttatcctaaataacattaaatttacCTAACATAATAATGAGACGTAATTAAAGAattattaaatgtaaaaaatataacagAATATCGCACCTGAAACCATAGCCCCAGCAACTGGAATCCGAAGAATATTCCACACGTCATGTAATGTGATGGTCATCTCCCCGAATGGCATGTGAAAAGAGTTTGTATCTGGCTGCCATCGCTCCACAAATGCAGAAAGGAGCGGGATATCCAGATGATCAAACATGATAAACGGGAGATGTGATATCTCAGTCCCGTCTATCAGCACCTTAACCTCCTCTGAGGCCGTCTCATACCACTGTCTCAGCTTCTTCAGAGCTCCATGTCTAGTCTGACACTTCAGCACGCCTCTGTCCGCCCCATCCCATAGCCGAGAAGCAACATGCCCGAGAAAACTAGGAATAACAGTGTCATCCTCGGGTCCACCAGGTACTGGACCAGTAACGGTCCACACGTCAACCTCTTCAGGTCGTCTGTTCGACCCTAAAAGTaacattaaacataattaaattacatttaatttttttaacaatattattaaattaattataatcatttaattatatttacctgATGACGAGTCGCCAACGAACCAACCACCTGCACCCTTTTTCCGTttagaaatgtaaattttttcactTGGCTCGTCCTCTGGCTCGTCCTCTGAGCTCACAAAATCATCAGACTCTCTAAGATCCTCAACAGAAATGCGGACGTCATCGGGAGAAGTATGCGCTTGTTTCTTCCGTCGAGCCGAGGCAGAAACTTTACGCGTCGTAACGTGACGGGTTCCCGATCCCCCTAATTCTGGGGCCAAAAACGTCTTCCCCATACGCTTTCTGCCCTgcagttataataatttaaattatagaaataatatatattaaattaaataaatttctaaaattatttaatttatttcaaataattatttattttattgttttttattttaaaaaaacaataattagatttaaatttttattttttttaaaaaaaaattcaaattttattaaattccgGAACGggcgtccggcgtcccctccggaagaggggacgccggacgcccacgtcccctccggaaggggggacgccgtttccggcgtcccctcttccggaaGGGACGaacggcgtccccccttccggaggggacgtcgGCGTCCActgtcccctccggaaggggggacgccaTTTCCagcgtccccccttccggaaggggggacgccatttcacgtcccctccggaagaggggacgctGGTTTCCGGCGTCTCCTCCTCCGGAGGGGACGTAAAATCccgttttctcttttttttaattgtttttttaaaaaaaaaaccgaaattaataaaaaaaaaaacttaccggAGGTTGTCGATTTCTATCTCGTTCCAAATCCGacattttcgtaaaatatgaatttgtgaaaagttgaatgagttgagaggatttaggttttttttatgaattggttTTCTATTGAAAAAGTGAAAAGGGCAAATATGTAATGTGGCTGTGCGGTActaagtaaaaaggggcggtGTTTAGCAATCCAGTTCTTAGTCGAATGCAATAATAAATGATCAACTCGTCAAGAGTAACATCCAGTTAAAATTTACTTATGATTCACCTACATACagtaaatattaataattgagAAGTGCTACATGACACGAAATGGTATATCACGAATTACACGATTTATTCTACTAACAGTTACACTTATCAATGGATGTACTGTACATActcttttattttccttttattaCTCCTTAATTGCAaacatctattttaattttaattttttatttaaattaaagttctaaacattaaattttaaattctataCTTTAAATActaaactataaaataaaatctaaactcCAAACATTAAACTCtaaatccatttaaaaaaaatatcaaaaaaaaactctaaactTTAAAcccgaaatttaaaattataaaaatttaaaatttaaaatcttaatttctaaattttaaaccttttaaataacatttaaattgactgatttatattataaataattcagATAACATAAAAAGTTGGCTAACCCATCTTGGAGTTCCTAAACTATAGTATTTTGATTCATTAGGTCCCTTGCTTTCCTTAGAtacctaaacttttattttttgatttattaggtCCTTAAACGGCGATCCATTTAAGGActtaatgaaccaaaaaacgaAAGTTTAGGGATCTGAGAACGTCAAATCAAAATGTGATGAACCAAAAACACAAAAGTTTAAGGATCTGAGAAAgctaaataaaaattgagggaCTTAATAAAGAAAAACTGTATAATTTAGAGACTCCAAAATAGATTTAgtctaaaaaattatataaaatagaaaaatatgcattttttattaaaatttatatatgacataataaaaataatataattaaaaaaaattatacacaaTCGCTTAATATGTGAATTCAGTGATTGTGGTaagaaataatattaatatttataaagaattGAATAAGAAAAGACGaagaaaattgaatttttgtaaGGGAATTCATTATAACAAAGTGTTTACACCAAAATTAGAAATATGGCTAAAAAGCCATAAAAAGCCCGTattctttttcaaaagataaaaagagTACTGTGAATAATTGGCCTAAAGTAATTTCCAAAAGTTGATTTCTagaagttaattatttttgccagaagttgatttccaaaaatttgatttctagaggttgactaattttgacctagaggttgatttctagaggttgagttctaaaggttgatttctaaaggttggtttcCAGAGGTTGAAATCAAAAAGGTCAAAGTCCCTTTGCAGAAGATTAAGCCCAAATTTGAGAtggccattaaatattaatttaaatggcccataagTCCAAGAAGTCCATTccagaagaaaagaagttaaaaagcacGTGCAGCAGAAACAAGACACGATTGACAGTTTTTGAAAATGGagaagaacgtgtgcagttgaaaCATGAAGCAGTAGTTTTCAAAGGAaaaagctataaataagagaagagcagccaatttgcagcccccgatcaaatccaacaaaaaccaacccaaaggcaaaaacactcggcacttagcattctcaattttcttcaatcagtaaagaactttacgattgaacttctgcaatttctactcaaacacttgtattttcatttcattcaattagtaaacatatttacagttgaatttctttgttttagcattactcgattggagtacttgttataaggttaatcaaaccccaatcgctcgtttaagaagttaagttacattttggaatccgcttcctggcacgcccgcatttcacacacttgttgttacaaacgcaaaacgccagtaacaatttttggcacgcccagtgggacACTAAGAGTTATGGCTAGAACTCGAAGTGAAAAAGGAAAAGATGTTATTGTATCCCAGGATGCAGTGGATGATCCTACTACTACAAATGTAGGACATGGAGACTATGTGGCTCACATGGTCAGAagcattgaaaaagaaaatttgcctCTAGGAGAGGCGAGTGAAGATGTGCCTCCTGGCTTTGGAGAGCAACAGCAACATACACCAACTAGGCGAAATTCAGAGCCAAGATTGGTAGGGGCTTTAGACGTTTTGTCAAAAGCCATGGTAGACATGAAGCAGACTCAGGCTAGCTTTAACCAAGCACATGCCGAGTTGAACAGAAAACAGCAGTTCGAAATGGAACGCTTTTTGGCAGAATTGATAGTTGCTGTCAAAATATCATCTCATGATGGTGATGTACCAGAGGCTGTTAACACGGCCAAACAAGATCCTAAGGGACACGGGGGGCAGCCATCTGGAGGAATCCAGGAGATTGGGAGCACTAGTCATGTGCCAATCTTAAACCCGCCCTCTGAAGAAAGGTACGTTCCTCCTCACAAAAGAGATGAACCTGtgtattttaattcttttaaaactaataatcaaACTGGCCGGAATTCCAGGCCGTTTAATGCAGGTGCTAATTGTCCGACTTCGGACGACCTAgaggttaatcaaaattttccTCAACCTCTGGGCACGGGGGGCAATTACATGCCCCAAGAGAGAAATC is a window of Mercurialis annua linkage group LG2, ddMerAnnu1.2, whole genome shotgun sequence DNA encoding:
- the LOC126668532 gene encoding protein MAIN-LIKE 2-like, which produces MSDLERDRNRQPPGRKRMGKTFLAPELGGSGTRHVTTRKVSASARRKKQAHTSPDDVRISVEDLRESDDFVSSEDEPEDEPSEKIYISKRKKGAGGWFVGDSSSGSNRRPEEVDVWTVTGPVPGGPEDDTVIPSFLGHVASRLWDGADRGVLKCQTRHGALKKLRQWYETASEEVKVLIDGTEISHLPFIMFDHLDIPLLSAFVERWQPDTNSFHMPFGEMTITLHDVWNILRIPVAGAMVSGQPNKAQLMAYCVQILGISPEDLVSKTSKHFAQGGVLIESIISLCRHDRTAEVEAIAWIWLTLGCTLFTDKSGHRIRPATIWEVREGVTDTSTVSWVSATLAYLYRQLGISSRGDCSGLTGCLTLLQTWIYEYFPCFRPQRERLLIESHLPRASSWSATASDCSATRLRSLRARLDTLTAEEGLLGPGSHSSTLWT